Proteins encoded within one genomic window of Bombina bombina isolate aBomBom1 chromosome 1, aBomBom1.pri, whole genome shotgun sequence:
- the SPHK1 gene encoding sphingosine kinase 1, whose translation MEDTQGSHSAPLEVLLCDTFSLVPSSGTLLSLVLTSKELVTHSLTPDSQGPSHPSLFLADCVGCSSFRGKDPADLGGYFTALFYPLKGNILGSALSRQRVSRTFRTEASRDREQNLNLARTWARKIRELAEEQGTPLPSALQVLVLLNPHSGTGKALELFQTIVMPMLSEAEVQFTLMVTERQNQAQELVRDEDLSRYNIIVVMSGDGLMFEVINGIMERPDWASAIKKPLAILPGGSGNALAASISHYAGHQQVMGTKLLTNCAFVMCKGKPHPLDLVSLTTSTGRRIFSFLSLAWGLFSDVDIESEKYRFMGPARFSIITAYRITALRIYKGRLSYLPANALLGGLENKAEAESSQPNSNKTNHKPTKDSPASPILEDTLLVPLDHPVPSHWSVVSEDQFIFVLALYQSHLGADLYTAPMIKDLGEGLIHLFYATSRISRTSLLKFLVSMEKGTHLDTAIPHLEHVPVKAFRVEPLQTGGIMTVDGEAIPSNAIQGQIHSGLGSIISIPQGT comes from the exons ATGGAAGATACTCAGGGGTCACACAGTGCCCCACTGGAGGTCCTGCTTTGTGACACCTTCTCTCTGGTCCCCAGTTCTGGCACTCTCCTCTCATTAGTTCTCACCAGCAAGGAACTAGTGACACACAGCCTGACCCCTGATTCTCAGGGGCCCTCTCACCCATCCTTGTTCTTGGCAGACTGTGTGGGATGTTCTTCTTTCAGGGGCAAGGACCCTGCAGATCTGGGGGGGTATTTTACTGCTCTGTTTTACCCCCTGAAAGGTAACATACTGGGGTCTGCATTGTCCCGACAACGAGTGTCCAGGACATTCCGTACTGAGGCATCAAGGGACAGGGAGCAAAACCTAAATCTGGCCAGGACATGGGCTCGGAAAATACGTGAACTGGCAGAGGAGCAAG GAACACCTCTGCCATCTGCCCTGCAAGTTCTGGTGCTGCTGAACCCCCACAGTGGGACGGGTAAAGCGCTTGAGCTCTTCCAGACAATTGTGATGCCCATGCTGTCTGAGGCTGAGGTCCAGTTTACCCTGATGGTGACCG AGCGCCAAAACCAGGCACAAGAACTGGTGCGTGACGAGGACCTGTCCCGTTATAATATTATCGTAGTGATGTCAGGAGACGGGCTGATGTTTGAG GTCATTAATGGGATCATGGAGAGACCTGACTGGGCTAGTGCCATTAAAAAGCCACTTGCCATTTTACCTGGAGGGTCAGGAAATGCTCTTGCTGCTTCTATCAGTCATTACGCTGG ACACCAGCAAGTAATGGGCACCAAGCTTCTCACCAACTGTGCCTTTGTGATGTGCAAGGGTAAACCTCACCCTCTGGACCTTGTCTCATTAACCACCTCTACTGGAAGACGGATCTTTTCTTTTCTCAGTTTAGCCTGGGGTTTATTTTCCGATGTTGATATTGAGAGTGAAAAGTATAGGTTTATGGGTCCTGCTCGATTCTCCATAATCACAGCATACCGAATAACTGCTCTGCGTATATATAAGGGTCGTTTATCTTACCTACCTGCCAATGCTTTGCTTGGAGGGTTGGAGAATAAAGCAGAAGCTGAGTCTAGCCAGCCAAATTCCAACAAAACAAATCACAAGCCCACAAAGGACAGTCCAGCATCTCCAATTTTGGAAGATACATTGTTGGTCCCATTGGACCATCCAGTTCCGAGTCATTGGAGTGTGGTTAGCGAGGACCAATTTATCTTTGTGCTTGCTCTTTATCAGTCTCATCTTGGAGCTGATCTCTATACAGCTCCCATGATAAAAGATCTTGGAGAAGGATTAATTCACTTGTTCTATGCTACCTCCAGAATTTCCCGGACCTCCCTACTAAAATTCTTGGTGTCTATGGAGAAAGGTACTCATCTGGATACAGCAATCCCACACTTGGAACATGTGCCAGTGAAGGCTTTCAGGGTAGAGCCCTTACAAACAGGTGGGATAATGACAGTGGATGGTGAGGCCATACCAAGTAATGCCATCCAAGGCCAAATACACAGTGGACTTGGGAGTATCATTAGTATACCACAAGGAACGTGA